One Paenibacillus riograndensis SBR5 DNA segment encodes these proteins:
- a CDS encoding LysR family transcriptional regulator — MELRQLQYVLQIAAERNFSRAADKLHIAQPSLSQQLSKLEKELGVLLFQRNTSSVELTHAGEKFVEQAQTIIDAVELLRQEMSDISQLRTGRVVVGSMPITGAHLLPHVLPVFKSKYAEVEITLLEDSSMNLEKLTASGQTDLSLLSLPLEIPTLAYEVLGEERIDLAVPPEHPLASRSASEIRTALEELRDEPFIVLKEGQGFRKMTVELCRAAGFEPRIVFESNNMETVQSLVATGMGVTLVPHFIARAPRSEFVPVYLPLADPVPSRTLVVAYRRGRYLSHAAEAFMETFRTTVKGLSVE; from the coding sequence ATGGAACTCAGACAGTTGCAATATGTCCTGCAAATTGCGGCAGAGCGGAATTTTTCCCGGGCAGCGGACAAACTGCATATCGCCCAGCCTTCACTCAGCCAGCAGCTTTCAAAACTGGAAAAAGAGCTGGGTGTCCTCCTGTTCCAGCGCAACACCAGCTCAGTAGAACTTACGCACGCCGGGGAGAAGTTTGTGGAGCAGGCCCAGACGATTATTGATGCCGTGGAGCTGCTGCGCCAGGAGATGTCGGATATTTCCCAGCTGCGGACAGGACGTGTGGTTGTAGGAAGCATGCCCATCACCGGTGCCCATCTGCTGCCGCATGTACTTCCCGTATTCAAAAGTAAATACGCCGAGGTTGAAATTACCCTGCTGGAGGACTCCTCCATGAACCTGGAAAAGCTCACCGCCAGCGGCCAAACCGACCTGAGCCTGCTTTCTCTGCCGCTGGAGATCCCTACACTTGCTTACGAGGTGCTGGGAGAAGAGCGGATTGACCTCGCCGTCCCTCCAGAGCATCCCCTCGCTTCGCGAAGCGCCTCAGAGATCCGCACTGCCTTGGAGGAATTAAGGGATGAACCGTTTATTGTGCTTAAAGAAGGCCAGGGCTTCCGTAAAATGACCGTGGAATTATGCCGTGCAGCCGGTTTTGAGCCGCGTATTGTCTTTGAGAGCAATAATATGGAGACAGTTCAATCGCTCGTTGCTACCGGAATGGGTGTGACGCTGGTTCCCCATTTTATCGCCCGGGCGCCGCGCAGTGAATTTGTTCCTGTATACCTGCCGCTGGCCGATCCGGTGCCCAGCCGAACACTGGTTGTGGCCTACCGGCGGGGCCGCTATTTATCCCACGCAGCGGAGGCTTTTATGGAAACGTTCAGAACGACGGTCAAAGGTCTTTCCGTGGAGTAG
- the proB gene encoding glutamate 5-kinase, with protein MTTRIVVKIGSSSLTGPEGGLNRKAVAFFAAEIAGLQKDGCEVLLVTSGAVAAGFRAIGYPARPKLLHEKQAAAAVGQVMLMQAYQEAFAEYGIPTAQILLTRTDFCSRRAMNNAVMTVEELLRQGAVPIFNENDTVSVDELKFGDNDTLSALVANLLKASHLLVLTDMDGLYSGDPRKHPGATRYERVEEITPEIYAIAGGAGSSVGTGGMRSKIDAAKIATRGGVPVFVGRATEPGDLQLAAAGTGKGTYFDTTLSSLPVKKQWLGFMSTPLGSLYVDEGAVEALLHGGHSLLPVGVKRIEGSFHSGDVVEVLGPDARLLGRGIVNYDDSQLRTIQGLPSNQIVPKLGEVHRLEVIHRDEWITLR; from the coding sequence TTGACGACAAGAATCGTGGTCAAAATCGGCAGCAGCTCGCTTACCGGACCTGAAGGCGGGCTGAACCGTAAAGCGGTTGCTTTCTTTGCCGCTGAAATCGCCGGGCTGCAGAAGGACGGCTGTGAAGTGCTGCTGGTTACCTCCGGAGCTGTAGCTGCCGGATTCCGGGCCATCGGATATCCCGCACGCCCCAAGCTGCTGCATGAGAAGCAGGCGGCGGCAGCGGTGGGCCAGGTGATGCTGATGCAGGCCTATCAGGAGGCTTTTGCGGAATATGGCATTCCTACCGCGCAGATCCTGCTGACAAGGACCGACTTTTGCAGCCGCCGGGCCATGAATAATGCTGTAATGACGGTAGAAGAGCTGCTCCGGCAGGGAGCTGTGCCCATATTCAACGAAAATGATACCGTTTCGGTAGATGAGCTGAAATTCGGTGATAACGACACCTTGTCCGCGCTGGTGGCCAATCTCCTGAAAGCTTCCCATCTTCTCGTTCTGACGGATATGGACGGCTTGTACAGCGGAGATCCGCGCAAGCATCCGGGAGCCACGCGGTATGAGCGTGTTGAGGAGATTACCCCGGAGATTTATGCCATTGCCGGGGGAGCAGGCTCCAGTGTAGGCACTGGCGGCATGCGCTCCAAGATCGATGCGGCCAAAATCGCCACACGCGGCGGAGTCCCCGTCTTTGTAGGCAGAGCAACCGAACCCGGCGATTTGCAGCTGGCAGCGGCAGGCACCGGCAAAGGTACCTATTTTGACACCACGCTCTCTTCCCTGCCGGTTAAGAAACAGTGGCTTGGCTTCATGTCCACCCCGCTGGGCTCCCTGTATGTAGATGAAGGTGCAGTAGAAGCGCTGCTCCATGGCGGGCACAGCCTGCTGCCGGTTGGGGTTAAGCGGATCGAAGGCAGCTTTCATTCCGGTGATGTGGTAGAGGTCCTTGGTCCGGACGCCAGGCTGCTCGGGCGGGGAATTGTGAATTACGACGACTCCCAGCTGCGCACGATCCAGGGGCTGCCCAGCAATCAGATTGTGCCGAAGCTGGGCGAGGTTCACCGGCTGGAGGTCATCCACCGTGATGAATGGATTACGTTGCGCTAA
- a CDS encoding glutamate-5-semialdehyde dehydrogenase: MSEVVNKAALAKETAGVLASLSTADKNEALRIMAEALIREAPAIIAANAEDLERGRLGGTPESMLDRLALDVSRITGIAEGLQQIAGLPDPIGDRLETFERPNGLYIEKIRVPLGVIGIIYEARPNVTVDAAGLCLKTGNAVVLRGGSSALSSNRKIIEVLHRALDETAIPSQALQLIEDPNRSSVDEMLKLNGLLDVIIPRGGSALIQNVVLNATVPVIETGAGICHTYLDAGADPEMALSISLNAKAQRPSVCNSMETLLVHRDYAAEHLLPLAEAFRKIPVELRGCPETTALIPWALPAAREDFATEYNDYILNIKIVGGLDEALQHIAEFSTKHSECIVTRDVGNAERFLQEVDAAAVYHNASTRFTDGFEFGFGAEIGISTQKLHARGPMGLPALTSSKYKIHGSGQIRG, translated from the coding sequence ATGAGTGAGGTTGTTAACAAGGCAGCATTAGCTAAAGAAACTGCAGGTGTGCTGGCCAGCCTGAGCACTGCAGACAAAAATGAGGCCTTGCGGATCATGGCAGAAGCCCTGATCCGTGAAGCCCCAGCCATTATCGCCGCCAATGCTGAAGATTTGGAGCGTGGACGGCTGGGCGGCACTCCTGAATCGATGCTGGACCGTCTGGCACTGGATGTCAGCCGGATCACAGGCATCGCAGAAGGGCTTCAGCAAATAGCCGGGCTTCCGGATCCTATTGGCGACCGCCTGGAAACCTTCGAACGTCCAAACGGGCTGTATATCGAAAAGATCCGCGTTCCGCTGGGTGTCATCGGCATTATCTATGAGGCGCGGCCCAACGTAACCGTAGATGCCGCCGGCTTATGTCTGAAAACCGGAAATGCCGTTGTCCTGCGCGGCGGCTCCTCCGCTTTGTCATCCAACCGCAAAATTATCGAAGTGCTGCACCGGGCACTTGACGAAACGGCTATTCCAAGCCAGGCGCTGCAGCTGATCGAAGATCCGAACCGCTCCTCCGTGGATGAAATGCTGAAGCTGAATGGACTGCTTGATGTCATAATCCCACGCGGCGGGAGCGCGCTGATCCAGAACGTCGTACTCAACGCCACAGTACCCGTCATCGAAACGGGAGCAGGCATATGCCATACCTACCTTGATGCCGGCGCTGACCCGGAAATGGCATTATCCATCAGCTTGAACGCCAAGGCCCAGCGCCCTTCTGTCTGCAACTCCATGGAAACGCTGCTGGTCCACAGGGACTATGCTGCGGAGCATCTTCTTCCTTTAGCAGAAGCCTTCCGCAAGATCCCTGTGGAATTGCGGGGCTGCCCGGAGACCACAGCTCTGATTCCATGGGCATTGCCTGCGGCCAGAGAAGATTTTGCCACCGAATACAATGACTATATTCTTAACATCAAAATTGTCGGTGGCCTGGACGAGGCGTTGCAGCACATTGCCGAATTCAGCACCAAGCATTCCGAATGTATTGTAACCAGGGATGTCGGAAACGCCGAGCGTTTCCTGCAGGAAGTGGATGCCGCCGCTGTCTACCATAACGCCTCAACGCGTTTCACCGACGGTTTTGAGTTCGGATTCGGGGCAGAGATCGGCATCAGCACCCAGAAGCTGCATGCCCGCGGCCCTATGGGACTGCCGGCGCTGACATCATCCAAATACAAAATTCACGGCTCTGGACAAATCCGGGGATAA
- the proC gene encoding pyrroline-5-carboxylate reductase, protein MCQQPAIPLLNHQIVFYGAGSMAEAIVRGMIARNVVESGNIVMLNRSSSERLSELRSRYGVLGSNDPEQKNEYLRTAPVIVLAMKPKDAAEALRSLGPLLSPDQLVISMIAGMTIRTMQGLLGKSQPVVRTMPNTSSSIGLGATGIAYSKEVDEQSRRTALNIFEAVGLTSVIDEERMETLTGISGSGPAYIYYMMEAMIAAGIRGGLPAEQSRELTVQTVLGAARMVQQTGEEPAALRKKVTSPNGSTQAALEVLEKGDFFETVISAVNRCAERSREMGLALEKELS, encoded by the coding sequence ATGTGTCAGCAGCCTGCAATTCCATTACTTAATCACCAGATTGTTTTTTACGGGGCGGGTTCGATGGCGGAAGCGATTGTGCGCGGGATGATTGCCCGCAATGTCGTGGAGTCCGGCAATATCGTGATGCTGAACCGCAGCAGCAGTGAACGCCTGAGCGAGCTGCGCAGCCGGTACGGGGTCCTTGGCAGCAACGACCCTGAACAAAAAAATGAATATCTCCGCACAGCCCCGGTCATCGTGCTTGCCATGAAACCCAAGGATGCTGCCGAGGCTCTCCGCAGCCTGGGCCCCCTGCTCTCCCCGGATCAGCTGGTGATTTCCATGATCGCCGGGATGACCATCCGTACGATGCAGGGCTTGCTCGGCAAGTCCCAGCCGGTAGTCCGCACCATGCCTAATACATCCAGTTCCATTGGGCTGGGGGCAACCGGCATCGCATACTCCAAAGAGGTGGACGAGCAGAGCCGCCGGACGGCGCTCAATATCTTCGAGGCTGTCGGATTAACCTCGGTCATTGATGAAGAGCGTATGGAGACCCTGACGGGGATTTCGGGCAGTGGTCCAGCGTACATTTATTACATGATGGAAGCGATGATCGCCGCTGGAATCCGTGGAGGCCTGCCGGCTGAACAGAGCAGAGAGCTTACGGTTCAGACTGTCCTTGGCGCGGCCCGAATGGTGCAGCAGACCGGTGAAGAACCAGCCGCCCTGCGCAAAAAAGTGACCTCGCCGAACGGCTCCACCCAAGCAGCTCTTGAAGTGCTTGAGAAGGGTGATTTCTTCGAGACGGTAATTTCCGCTGTGAACCGCTGTGCCGAACGCTCCCGTGAAATGGGTCTGGCCCTTGAAAAAGAGCTCTCATAA
- a CDS encoding DnaD domain protein, with product MDGKAWNAWGEGVSFGLQNGMAVIPYALLKYYRKLNLTGSEAMLLIHLLSFRQVEGMEFPSLEELQTVTGRSIAAIAGELQKLMKEGFISIDEDIDELRDIHYERYNFSGLYGKLGAFLAGAAQDPAQGSSKPAGTVPSLHAGAPAPDGGYGRAFTSAAGKDAEENRSLFTIFEKEFGRPLSPMECETISGWVDQDNYPEELILLALKESVFAGKIHFRYIDRILLEWARNRVKNAQDVKTYTQKFRGGGR from the coding sequence ATGGACGGCAAAGCATGGAATGCCTGGGGCGAAGGCGTGTCTTTTGGCCTCCAGAACGGGATGGCCGTCATTCCTTACGCGCTCTTGAAGTATTACCGGAAGCTGAACTTGACCGGCAGTGAAGCGATGCTGCTGATTCATCTGCTCTCTTTCCGCCAAGTGGAGGGAATGGAGTTTCCTTCCCTGGAGGAACTGCAGACGGTGACGGGGCGGAGTATTGCAGCAATAGCAGGAGAACTGCAGAAGCTTATGAAGGAAGGCTTCATCAGCATTGATGAAGACATCGATGAGCTGAGAGATATCCACTATGAACGCTATAATTTCTCCGGATTGTACGGCAAGCTTGGCGCATTTTTGGCAGGAGCTGCTCAGGACCCGGCCCAGGGCAGCAGCAAGCCTGCTGGCACTGTGCCAAGCCTGCATGCCGGAGCTCCTGCTCCGGATGGCGGATACGGCAGAGCGTTCACTTCTGCAGCGGGCAAGGACGCTGAAGAGAACCGCAGTCTGTTCACCATTTTTGAGAAGGAATTCGGACGTCCGCTGTCCCCGATGGAATGTGAAACCATCTCCGGCTGGGTAGACCAGGACAATTACCCGGAAGAATTGATTCTGCTGGCTCTAAAAGAGTCCGTATTCGCCGGAAAGATTCATTTCCGCTATATTGACCGCATCCTCCTGGAGTGGGCCCGCAACCGGGTAAAAAATGCCCAGGATGTCAAAACCTATACCCAGAAGTTCCGCGGTGGCGGAAGATAA
- the asnS gene encoding asparagine--tRNA ligase, with the protein MANKSVIKNVNEHVGEAVVIGCWVNNKRSSGKIQFLQLRDGTGYIQGVVVKSEVPEQVWDDAKSLTQESSLYVTGIIREEPRSQSGYEMTVTGIEVLHLTENYPITPKEHGVDFLMDHRHLWLRSAKQRAVLVIRAEIIRAVQQFFNENGFTKVDPPILTPTSAEGTTNLFHTKYFEEDAYLTQSGQLYMEAAAMALGRVYSFGPTFRAEKSKTRRHLIEFWMIEPEMAFTDHEESLRVQEEFISFVVQSVLKNCRAELEAVGRDISKLENIKAPFPRITYDDAIKFLNEKGYEIAWGEDFGAPHETAIAEANDKPVFITHYPASFKAFYMKPHPERPEVVLCADMIAPEGYGEIIGGSQRIDDPALLEERFKEHNLSMDAYKWYMDLRTYGSVPHSGFGLGLERTVAWICGLDHVRETIPFPRTLYRLYP; encoded by the coding sequence ATGGCTAACAAGAGTGTAATCAAGAACGTGAATGAGCATGTTGGAGAGGCTGTTGTGATTGGATGTTGGGTCAATAACAAGCGTTCCAGCGGTAAAATTCAGTTCCTGCAGCTCCGGGATGGTACAGGCTATATCCAGGGCGTCGTGGTGAAATCGGAAGTACCGGAGCAAGTATGGGATGATGCCAAAAGCCTTACCCAGGAAAGCTCGCTGTACGTGACCGGAATCATCCGCGAGGAGCCGCGCAGTCAATCCGGTTATGAAATGACTGTAACGGGTATCGAAGTATTGCATCTTACAGAGAATTATCCGATCACCCCGAAGGAGCATGGCGTGGATTTCCTGATGGATCACCGTCATCTCTGGCTTCGTTCCGCGAAGCAGCGGGCAGTGCTCGTGATTCGTGCGGAGATCATCCGCGCGGTCCAGCAATTTTTCAACGAGAACGGGTTTACAAAAGTAGATCCGCCAATCCTGACGCCAACTTCGGCAGAAGGAACTACCAATCTGTTTCACACCAAGTATTTTGAAGAAGATGCCTATCTGACGCAAAGCGGACAGCTGTACATGGAAGCTGCGGCTATGGCGCTCGGCCGTGTCTATTCCTTCGGTCCGACCTTCCGTGCCGAGAAGTCCAAAACCCGCCGTCATTTGATCGAGTTCTGGATGATTGAGCCGGAAATGGCCTTCACCGACCATGAAGAAAGCTTGCGTGTGCAGGAGGAATTCATCAGCTTTGTAGTGCAGTCCGTGCTGAAGAACTGCCGTGCAGAGCTGGAAGCGGTTGGCCGCGATATCTCGAAGCTGGAGAATATCAAAGCGCCGTTCCCGCGGATCACCTATGATGATGCGATCAAGTTCCTGAATGAAAAAGGATATGAGATTGCCTGGGGTGAAGACTTCGGGGCACCGCATGAAACGGCGATTGCAGAAGCCAATGACAAACCGGTTTTCATTACGCATTATCCGGCCTCGTTCAAGGCATTCTATATGAAGCCGCATCCTGAACGCCCTGAGGTTGTGCTCTGCGCGGATATGATTGCTCCTGAAGGCTATGGGGAGATCATTGGCGGATCCCAGCGTATCGACGATCCGGCATTGCTCGAAGAGCGCTTCAAGGAACATAATCTTTCAATGGATGCCTACAAATGGTACATGGATCTGCGCACATATGGTTCTGTGCCGCACTCCGGTTTCGGTCTTGGACTTGAACGGACGGTGGCCTGGATTTGCGGTTTGGACCATGTGCGGGAAACGATTCCGTTCCCTCGTACGTTGTACCGTCTGTACCCATAG
- a CDS encoding acetate/propionate family kinase, with translation MNILVINSGSSSLKYQLYNMTDESVLAKGLVERIGMDSSILNHKPTGKQEVTEVSEILEHNTAIRKVLACLTDKEHGVISSIDEINAVGHRVVHGGEFFKASALVDADAKTKIRQLFDLAPLHNPAAVMGISATEVNMPGVPQVVVFDTAFHQTMPEKAYMYAIPRVLYNKYKVRRYGAHGTSHDFVSKAAADYLERPLEDLKIITCHIGNGASVTAVDGGQSIDTSMGMTPLEGLMMGTRSGDLDPAIVPYVMNKEELSVGEVNSMLNKHSGLLAISGVSSDMRDIIDGAEKGEPNSTLAFDMYEYRLRKYIGSYAAAMNGVDVIVFTAGVGENAAVLRAKVLNNLTFLGIELDAEANKVRSGDPRRISTVESKVQVLVVPTNEELVIARDTYRIVQGING, from the coding sequence ATGAATATTCTAGTTATTAACTCAGGCAGTTCTTCTTTGAAATACCAGCTTTACAATATGACTGATGAATCCGTGCTTGCCAAAGGTCTGGTAGAGCGCATCGGGATGGATTCCTCCATTCTGAACCATAAGCCGACCGGCAAACAGGAAGTTACCGAAGTCAGCGAAATTCTTGAACACAATACAGCGATCCGCAAAGTGCTTGCCTGTCTGACCGACAAGGAACACGGCGTAATCTCTTCGATCGACGAGATCAATGCTGTGGGTCACCGCGTAGTTCACGGGGGCGAATTCTTCAAGGCTTCCGCACTGGTTGATGCCGATGCCAAGACCAAAATCCGCCAGCTGTTTGACCTTGCACCGCTGCACAATCCGGCTGCAGTAATGGGGATTTCAGCAACTGAAGTGAACATGCCCGGCGTGCCGCAGGTTGTTGTTTTTGATACTGCATTCCATCAGACGATGCCTGAGAAGGCTTATATGTATGCCATTCCTAGAGTGCTGTACAACAAATACAAGGTCCGCCGCTATGGCGCACACGGCACATCCCATGATTTCGTCAGCAAAGCTGCTGCCGATTATCTGGAGCGTCCGTTGGAAGACCTCAAGATCATTACTTGCCACATCGGTAACGGTGCGAGCGTGACTGCCGTTGACGGCGGCCAGTCTATCGATACTTCAATGGGGATGACACCGCTTGAAGGTCTGATGATGGGTACCCGCAGCGGTGACCTGGACCCGGCTATCGTTCCTTATGTAATGAACAAGGAAGAGCTGTCCGTGGGTGAAGTCAATTCGATGCTGAACAAGCACAGCGGCCTTTTGGCTATTTCTGGCGTCAGCAGCGACATGCGTGATATTATTGATGGTGCGGAAAAAGGCGAGCCTAACTCTACGCTTGCTTTTGATATGTATGAGTACCGTCTGCGGAAGTATATCGGTTCTTACGCTGCAGCGATGAACGGGGTAGATGTAATCGTATTTACTGCCGGTGTTGGCGAGAATGCCGCCGTGCTGCGTGCCAAAGTGCTGAATAACCTTACGTTCCTTGGAATTGAACTGGATGCTGAAGCCAATAAGGTCCGCTCCGGTGATCCGCGCCGTATCTCTACGGTAGAGTCCAAGGTGCAGGTGCTCGTGGTTCCGACAAACGAAGAGCTTGTCATTGCACGCGATACGTATCGCATTGTGCAAGGAATTAACGGCTAA
- a CDS encoding 3-hydroxyacyl-CoA dehydrogenase family protein produces MNFKKIGVIGGGTMGQGIAEMLAAKGLDVMLVEKTAERLDYSYAMIETSLDKQLEKWAITQAEKKLILSRIQKVTHFAELSSCDMVIETITEDLEAKQKVFNQLDQVCPSHIILASNTSTLSLTELASSTMYPERVIGMHFIHPVAKVDLVEIVRGLKTSDSTFEDTKAFVDEIVEKKGVMIYESPGFVSSRLICLFINEAMHVLQEGVASPEDIDDAMRIGYQFQHGPLEMADRFGLDSVLAALENMFREYGELKYRPSTILKKMVRAGQLGMKSGEGFFKYDKDGDRI; encoded by the coding sequence ATGAATTTTAAGAAAATTGGTGTCATCGGTGGTGGCACAATGGGTCAAGGGATTGCTGAAATGCTGGCAGCCAAGGGCCTGGATGTAATGCTGGTGGAGAAAACCGCTGAAAGACTGGACTATTCTTATGCAATGATCGAGACAAGTCTCGACAAGCAGCTGGAGAAGTGGGCAATTACCCAAGCCGAAAAGAAGCTTATTCTCAGCCGCATTCAAAAAGTGACACATTTCGCAGAACTCAGCTCTTGTGATATGGTGATTGAGACCATCACCGAAGACCTGGAAGCGAAGCAAAAGGTATTCAATCAGCTCGATCAGGTGTGTCCGAGCCACATTATTCTGGCCAGCAACACGTCTACACTCAGCTTGACTGAGCTTGCCAGTTCTACAATGTACCCGGAACGCGTCATCGGCATGCATTTCATACATCCGGTAGCGAAGGTGGATCTCGTTGAGATTGTGCGCGGACTGAAAACTTCCGACAGCACTTTTGAAGATACCAAAGCCTTTGTTGATGAAATTGTTGAGAAAAAAGGCGTAATGATTTACGAATCCCCTGGGTTTGTATCTTCACGCCTCATTTGCCTGTTCATTAACGAAGCTATGCATGTCCTGCAAGAGGGTGTGGCTTCTCCTGAAGATATCGACGATGCTATGCGCATCGGCTACCAGTTCCAGCATGGGCCGCTTGAAATGGCTGACCGTTTTGGTCTGGATTCCGTTCTTGCCGCCCTGGAAAATATGTTCCGTGAGTACGGTGAGCTGAAATACCGTCCTTCCACGATTCTTAAGAAAATGGTGCGCGCGGGACAACTGGGCATGAAATCAGGCGAAGGCTTCTTCAAGTATGACAAGGATGGTGACCGTATATGA
- a CDS encoding AAA family ATPase, producing the protein MPKFWKEVLIGFVPVLVIFMAFVGINIFPVIIAAGMVGALLLIAHLRGGLTVNAGGDKKRKKNGPSKLTFEEIGGQDNAKQELREALDFLIRHEEISKFGIRPLKGILLTGPPGTGKTLMAKAAAHYTNSVFVAASGSEFVEMYVGVGAGRVRDLFKDARARALKENKQSAIIFIDEIDVIGGKREGGQQREYDQTLNQLLTEMDGIYNNDTPRILLVAATNRKEMLDSALLRPGRFDRHIQVDMPDKKGRRSILDLHAQNKPLHEEVDLDKIAEEAYGFSGAQLESVMNEAAIYMMRENLTQVEQRHLSLAIDKVMMGEKTDRETNHEEKKRVAIHELGHAIMAELLRPGSVSQVTLTPRGQALGYVRHNPQTEQYLYTKDYLENQIMIALGGAVAEEMYYGGRSTGSRGDFDQALNIVETMMKSGLTSLGIANLQMVTTEELMKENSKILDELMVRTHELLGKQRNVFDYSLDILMKEEVLSGEQFRCQFRDSVLLPA; encoded by the coding sequence ATGCCTAAGTTCTGGAAAGAGGTATTAATCGGATTTGTTCCTGTGCTGGTGATATTTATGGCTTTTGTCGGGATTAATATTTTCCCCGTGATCATCGCCGCAGGCATGGTTGGCGCACTTCTGCTCATTGCCCATCTGCGCGGGGGGCTGACCGTCAATGCCGGAGGAGACAAAAAACGTAAAAAGAACGGCCCGTCGAAGCTGACCTTTGAAGAAATCGGAGGACAGGACAATGCCAAGCAGGAGCTGCGCGAAGCGCTGGATTTCCTGATCCGCCACGAAGAAATCAGCAAGTTCGGCATCCGCCCGCTGAAGGGGATTCTGCTTACAGGCCCTCCGGGAACCGGGAAGACCCTGATGGCCAAAGCGGCAGCCCATTATACCAACTCCGTATTCGTAGCCGCATCAGGCAGCGAGTTCGTTGAGATGTATGTGGGTGTCGGCGCCGGACGTGTCCGCGATCTGTTCAAAGATGCGCGTGCGCGTGCCCTCAAGGAAAATAAACAAAGCGCGATTATTTTTATCGATGAAATTGACGTCATCGGCGGCAAACGCGAAGGCGGACAGCAGCGTGAATATGACCAGACGCTCAATCAGCTGCTGACGGAGATGGACGGGATTTACAACAATGATACGCCGCGCATCCTGCTGGTTGCGGCAACGAACCGCAAGGAGATGCTGGATTCGGCGCTGCTGCGCCCCGGCCGCTTTGACCGTCATATCCAGGTAGACATGCCGGACAAGAAGGGCCGCCGGTCCATCCTCGATCTGCATGCCCAGAACAAGCCGCTGCATGAAGAGGTCGACCTGGATAAGATCGCGGAAGAGGCTTATGGCTTCTCTGGCGCCCAGCTTGAGAGCGTGATGAACGAAGCGGCGATCTACATGATGCGCGAGAACCTGACCCAAGTGGAGCAGCGCCATCTCTCGCTCGCAATCGACAAGGTCATGATGGGCGAGAAGACGGACCGGGAAACCAACCACGAAGAGAAGAAGCGGGTAGCTATCCATGAGCTGGGACATGCCATTATGGCCGAGCTGCTGCGTCCGGGAAGCGTTAGCCAAGTTACGCTTACACCCCGTGGACAAGCGCTAGGCTACGTGCGGCATAATCCGCAGACCGAACAGTATCTGTACACTAAGGATTACCTGGAAAATCAGATTATGATTGCCCTGGGCGGCGCTGTGGCGGAAGAAATGTATTACGGCGGCCGAAGCACAGGATCACGAGGGGACTTTGACCAGGCGCTCAATATTGTGGAGACGATGATGAAGTCAGGGCTAACCTCTCTGGGCATCGCGAATCTGCAAATGGTTACCACAGAAGAATTAATGAAGGAAAACAGTAAAATTCTGGACGAGTTAATGGTACGTACGCATGAGCTGCTCGGCAAGCAGCGGAATGTATTTGATTACTCTCTTGACATTTTAATGAAAGAAGAAGTTCTCTCCGGAGAGCAATTTCGTTGTCAATTTCGTGACAGTGTCCTTTTACCGGCATAA
- a CDS encoding cell wall elongation regulator TseB-like domain-containing protein, translating to MKKRRKWLLLGILLVLLLLFGLSQFYAYVMKDQWSERSAATEIAEARAGLTEVTRAQKSVWDENSIYWVMTGRNAAGTELMVWVRFTRDGKPAGGDNGVYAEEVAKGMSEQKIRSIIASDLPGSTIKRLLPGVYNGEYVWQLFYKLEGRYYYKFYRFADGNAIGDGYSLPKK from the coding sequence TTGAAGAAAAGAAGAAAATGGCTTCTGCTGGGGATACTCCTGGTTCTTCTCCTTCTGTTCGGACTAAGCCAGTTCTATGCTTATGTGATGAAAGACCAGTGGAGCGAACGCAGCGCAGCCACAGAGATTGCTGAAGCCAGAGCAGGACTGACAGAGGTGACCCGGGCCCAGAAGTCCGTCTGGGATGAAAATTCGATTTACTGGGTAATGACAGGCCGTAACGCAGCCGGGACGGAGCTGATGGTCTGGGTCCGCTTTACACGGGACGGCAAGCCTGCAGGGGGAGACAATGGTGTATACGCTGAAGAAGTGGCCAAAGGCATGTCGGAGCAGAAGATCCGTTCCATCATTGCCTCAGACTTACCAGGGAGCACCATTAAGCGCCTGCTGCCGGGTGTGTACAACGGAGAATATGTGTGGCAGCTGTTTTATAAGCTGGAGGGACGCTATTATTACAAGTTTTACCGTTTTGCGGACGGAAATGCGATTGGGGACGGCTACAGCCTGCCGAAAAAATAA